One Acidimicrobiia bacterium genomic window, GGTGATGCCGGCACTGTTGTATGCAAGATCGGTGAGCGGTTCCGCGTGTACGAGGGCGAACTGGTCGAGATCGAGGTCGTCTATTCCACGGAGATCGTCGCGTAGGATCAACCGGATGGTGCGTCTCCGGGCAGCGTTTCTCGTGGTCGTGCTCATCATGTCGGTGCTCGCGGCCATTCCCGTTGCGCGCGCGGCAACCAATACGACGACACCGGGGTACCAGAGTGTGTTGACCGGCGCCATCGCCGAGCTCCAGCGCTATTGGGCCCGCGAGTATCCCGATCTCTACGGCGAGCGGTACCAGCCGATTCCTCGCGCGCGCATCATCGCGGCGCGACCCGGCGTGAAGATGCCGGCGTGCCAGGGTCACAAGACGGTCTACGCGGACGTCAGGGGGAACGCGTTCTATTGCTTGGAGAGCAACTTCATCGCCTACGACGATGTGCAGCTCATGCCGGATCTTGCCGACACGTTCGGAACGTTCTCGGTGGCGCTCGTGCTCGCGCACGAGTGGGGGCACGCAGTCCAGGACCGTGCCGGCAACGGCGACCAGCAGACCGTCTACATGGAGCAGCAGGCGGACTGTTTCGCGGGTGCGTTCCTCCACCACGTCGCGGAGAACGGCAACTCGTTGACGCTCAAACTTGGCGACCTCGAGGCGTCACTGGGCGCGATGCTCATGCTGCGCGACGCGCCCGGACGGTCGGCGGCGGACCCGTCGGCGCACGGCAGCGCCTTCGACCGGATCGGCGCGTTCCAGGACGGCTTCGAATCGGGCGCCGAGAAGTGTGCGACGTACTTCGACGATCCGCCGGTCCTCGTGGAGATCCCGTTCTCGAGCGAGGAAGAGGCGCAGAGCCAGGGCGAGGTCAGCGCCGAAGACGTGATCCCTCTCGCGGTGAAGCTGCTGAACGCCTTCTACTCGCAGGTCGAACCGAACTACGAACCACTCTCACTCCGCGACATCACGTCGTTCGACAGCTCGAAGCGCAGCACCATCCCGAAGTGCGGCCGGACCACGCTCACGCTCAAGCAGGTGCAGAACCGCGTCTTCTATTGCATCGACGATGGCTACATCGCGTTCGACGACCCATTCCTGCAGCGCATCTACGACGAGATCGGCGACTTCGGCGTGGCGTCACTCATCGCGAACCCGTGGGCTACGTACGTGCAGACCATCCAGGACATCCCCGGCGTGGCCGGCAACGGTCTCGAAGTGGTCTTCCAATCCGACTGTTACAGCGGGGGCTGGGCCGCTGCGTTGTTCAACGGTGCCTTGGAGGGTGGGAGCCTGTCGCCCGGTGACCTCGACGAGTTCGTGGAGGCCTTCCTCGTGTACAGCCGCGCCCGCGGCGTGGAGGCGAACGTGCCGATCACGTTCTTGCGGGTGGAGTTCTTCCGAGTCGGCTTCCTCGAGGGCTACAACGCCTGCAACTACGACGACATCGCCGCCGCCGTTGCCAACATCTGAGGCGGATCTCCGGCCGCTGTCACTTTCAGCTGCGCTGGGCGACGACCAGGAGGCGGCGGGACTCGAAGGTGAACGGCAGCAGCGAGAAGCCGCCGTACCACGCCTCGGGCACGAGACCGGCGGCGCGCAGCATGCGATCGACGTCGGTCGCGGTTTAGAGGCGAACACGGTGGGTACGTTCGTGCCGGGATCCCTCCCGGTCCACCCATTGGTGCGTCACCGCGTTGACACCGGTGACGGCGTCGAACTCGCGCAATTGGGTGACCAGCGTGCCGTCACTGAGCTCGGACCAGTCGCGCGACGCGTAACGAGCCACGAGGCTGTCGCGGTGGGCAAGCTCCAACACGAACCGACCACCGGGGCGTAGCGCATCGGCAATCGATTGCAACGCTCGCTGGTTCTCTTCGTCGTCGTAGTACCCCCACGCCGTCAACAGGTTGAGGGCCACATCGAACGCGCGCTCGTACGGGATCTCGCGAATGTCACCGTGCACGAATTGGACGGAGACGCCGACGTCGTCGGCCGTTTCGGCCGCGCGCTCGAGGAAGAACTCGGACGAGTCCAGACCGACGACGTCGTATCCCGCCGCGGCCAGGCGGACGGAGTGCCGCCCGACGCCACATGCCGCGTCGAGCACGCGGGCCGGTGGATCGGGGAGCAGCGTGCGCAGCGCGGCAACCTCGAAGTCGGTGTGCTCGTCGTCCGGGAAGCCGAAGAGCTCGGCCTCCAGCGCGCTCATGGTCTCGCTGATACGCCGGGCCCGCGTCTCGGGCTTCTTCGCGGAGTCGCGGAGCCACGCGGTCCCGGCTCGACGACCGCGCGGAAGCGCTTGGTGGTTGGCATGGTGGATGTCTACTTGGCCGCGCGCTCTTCCGCGGTGCGGTAGTCGCCGAACCGTTCGTCGCGCTTCTGCAGCGCGTGGGTGAGCCCCTCGGCGCGGTCTGCCATGAACGCCTGGAACGTGGCGGTCCGCGTGGCCTGGGTGCAGAGGGGGATGCCCGCCTTGATCGAGTCGCGGAAGCCCATGATCTCCATGGCCTGGTGCACGGTGCGCTTGTTGATCTGCGCGATGTCGGTGGGGATGTTGGCAACGCGCGATGCCATCTCGAGTGTGCGCTCCTCGAGCTCCGCTGCCGGGAACGCGCGCGTCGCGTAGCCGCATTCGA contains:
- a CDS encoding neutral zinc metallopeptidase codes for the protein MVRLRAAFLVVVLIMSVLAAIPVARAATNTTTPGYQSVLTGAIAELQRYWAREYPDLYGERYQPIPRARIIAARPGVKMPACQGHKTVYADVRGNAFYCLESNFIAYDDVQLMPDLADTFGTFSVALVLAHEWGHAVQDRAGNGDQQTVYMEQQADCFAGAFLHHVAENGNSLTLKLGDLEASLGAMLMLRDAPGRSAADPSAHGSAFDRIGAFQDGFESGAEKCATYFDDPPVLVEIPFSSEEEAQSQGEVSAEDVIPLAVKLLNAFYSQVEPNYEPLSLRDITSFDSSKRSTIPKCGRTTLTLKQVQNRVFYCIDDGYIAFDDPFLQRIYDEIGDFGVASLIANPWATYVQTIQDIPGVAGNGLEVVFQSDCYSGGWAAALFNGALEGGSLSPGDLDEFVEAFLVYSRARGVEANVPITFLRVEFFRVGFLEGYNACNYDDIAAAVANI
- a CDS encoding class I SAM-dependent methyltransferase; the protein is MSALEAELFGFPDDEHTDFEVAALRTLLPDPPARVLDAACGVGRHSVRLAAAGYDVVGLDSSEFFLERAAETADDVGVSVQFVHGDIREIPYERAFDVALNLLTAWGYYDDEENQRALQSIADALRPGGRFVLELAHRDSLVARYASRDWSELSDGTLVTQLREFDAVTGVNAVTHQWVDREGSRHERTHRVRL